Proteins from a single region of Pseudopedobacter saltans DSM 12145:
- a CDS encoding SusC/RagA family TonB-linked outer membrane protein, whose protein sequence is MQNFAKAKWYSTILTFRKQFKLLLFIILLLHTLSPFAQEQKKPLINSTLKGKVIDALTKEPLPGALVQIEGVTNQTQADENGEFSLVTGQSFPYNLIVSYIGYEKTKILATGSPITVQLKVAINELNNVVVVGYTQLRKNNQTSSITTVAAQDLSKASYPSLTEKLQGQVPGLTIASNSGVPGTSVLVRLRGATSITAGNDPLYVIDGVFVNNESLQGLSRGLGGQTPNPLADLNPEDIETVSVLKDANATAVYGARGANGVILITTKRGSKNSKTKVNFSADYGIGKATNLWQLVTGKEHGELVNLVHLNDGKSYETRPFRPVTEVIAGFPAYGNPEDLQTYDRVGDVFRIANSQRYNLSLSGGDKKTNFYLGGEYLYQESTLKLQDFGRYSFRVNLDHNINDKVKIGTSNNISSSPRRLVRVGDGPAGLFQAALHTPTFYPYYNADGSYSKPTVFDNHLAILENSDTHSNSLRSVNNIYATFNFLPNLSFKTSLNNDYNNYHEKAYYNTNLVYGQPAGEANDVITTRQTLIAEQLLNFSLLKDKHSYSAFLGNSVQYTSNERESLTGTGFSSNQLKRIASAAVQTASSSGSEYGLVSFFGGINYAYDNRYIVDINGRYDGSSRFGSNNRWGFFPSIGLGWNISNESFFPQTETISNLRLKTSLGLVGNQDIDDFASRGLWSGGSAYLESPGLAPSRLGNKDLKWETTRQFDLGLAAGFFDNRLTAEFDYYNKYTKDLLLEVPVASKAGFSSVYKNIGEISNKGVELLLSSKNIQTKDFRWNSIFTISHNKNRIEKLPSPITGSYGMFRLEQGYSLYSVWVFNHLGVDPQTGNVIFEDVNGDGKIIGDDDRKIVGNAWPNFEGMFKNTFSYKGVDLNVNLVYKSGNNLFNYTALFLESGGTRGVTRSIQKSSLNYWKQPGDINVLPRPTSIQNADGSKNYEGNTSRFFEDASFIRLRDITLGYTLPKKFTSSVGLASAKLYATGSNLITFTKYSGPDPETNSAADSSSGLVQGLDFNGVPQTKAINFGVNITF, encoded by the coding sequence ATGCAAAATTTTGCAAAAGCAAAATGGTATTCTACTATTTTGACTTTTAGAAAGCAATTTAAACTTTTGCTTTTTATCATTTTACTGCTTCATACCTTAAGTCCATTCGCACAGGAGCAGAAAAAACCACTTATTAATTCTACCCTTAAAGGAAAGGTGATCGATGCTCTAACTAAAGAGCCATTGCCTGGCGCATTGGTGCAGATAGAAGGCGTAACTAATCAAACTCAAGCCGATGAAAACGGGGAATTTAGTCTGGTAACAGGTCAATCTTTTCCTTACAACTTAATCGTAAGCTATATAGGTTATGAGAAAACCAAAATTTTAGCCACAGGTTCCCCTATTACTGTCCAGCTGAAAGTTGCCATTAATGAGTTAAATAATGTTGTGGTAGTAGGATATACTCAATTAAGAAAAAATAATCAGACCAGTTCCATTACTACTGTTGCCGCTCAGGATCTTTCTAAAGCATCCTATCCTAGCTTAACTGAAAAACTGCAAGGCCAAGTTCCAGGTTTGACCATTGCCAGTAATTCTGGTGTTCCGGGTACTTCGGTATTGGTTAGATTAAGAGGGGCTACGTCTATAACCGCTGGAAATGATCCGTTATATGTAATTGATGGAGTTTTCGTAAATAACGAAAGTCTGCAAGGTTTATCCAGAGGTTTAGGCGGACAGACACCGAATCCTTTAGCAGATTTAAATCCGGAAGATATAGAAACGGTATCTGTGCTAAAAGATGCCAACGCAACCGCAGTTTATGGTGCCAGAGGAGCTAATGGAGTTATATTGATTACGACAAAAAGAGGGAGCAAGAATTCTAAGACCAAAGTGAATTTTTCTGCTGATTATGGCATTGGAAAAGCAACCAATTTATGGCAATTGGTAACTGGAAAAGAACACGGTGAGTTGGTGAATTTAGTCCATCTGAATGATGGTAAATCTTACGAAACCAGACCATTTAGGCCAGTTACCGAAGTGATAGCGGGGTTCCCTGCTTATGGAAACCCAGAAGACTTGCAAACTTACGACCGTGTGGGCGATGTTTTCAGAATTGCTAATTCTCAGCGTTATAACTTATCTTTATCTGGAGGCGATAAGAAAACTAATTTCTACTTAGGTGGCGAATACCTGTATCAAGAGTCCACTTTAAAACTGCAAGACTTTGGCAGGTATTCTTTCCGTGTGAATTTAGACCATAATATCAATGACAAAGTAAAGATAGGTACAAGCAACAATATCTCTAGTTCGCCCAGAAGGTTGGTGAGAGTAGGAGATGGTCCTGCAGGCTTGTTCCAGGCAGCATTGCATACGCCTACATTTTATCCTTACTATAATGCAGACGGCAGCTATTCTAAACCAACGGTTTTTGACAATCACTTGGCTATCTTGGAAAATTCGGACACGCATTCCAATAGCTTACGAAGCGTTAATAACATCTATGCTACTTTCAATTTCCTCCCTAATCTGAGTTTCAAGACCTCTTTAAACAATGATTATAATAATTACCACGAAAAGGCATATTACAATACTAATTTAGTGTACGGACAACCTGCGGGAGAGGCAAATGATGTGATTACGACCAGACAGACCTTAATTGCAGAGCAATTGCTGAACTTTTCTCTGTTGAAAGACAAGCACAGCTATTCGGCATTTTTAGGAAACTCTGTACAATACACCAGCAATGAAAGAGAAAGCTTGACAGGTACTGGTTTTTCTAGCAATCAATTAAAACGAATTGCTTCTGCTGCCGTACAAACGGCATCTTCTTCTGGATCTGAATATGGATTGGTTTCTTTCTTTGGAGGTATAAATTATGCTTATGACAATAGGTATATTGTTGATATTAATGGAAGATATGATGGATCTTCAAGATTTGGTTCCAATAACAGATGGGGATTTTTTCCCTCTATCGGTTTGGGTTGGAACATCAGTAACGAATCTTTTTTCCCTCAAACAGAAACAATCAGCAATTTAAGGCTGAAAACCAGTTTAGGCTTGGTAGGTAACCAAGACATAGATGATTTTGCTTCTAGAGGTTTGTGGAGTGGAGGAAGTGCCTATTTGGAAAGCCCGGGATTGGCACCAAGCAGGTTAGGAAACAAAGATCTGAAATGGGAAACTACACGTCAGTTTGATTTGGGGTTAGCTGCAGGTTTCTTCGATAATCGATTGACTGCCGAATTCGATTACTATAATAAATACACCAAAGATCTTCTTTTGGAAGTTCCTGTGGCGTCTAAAGCAGGTTTTTCTTCTGTGTACAAAAATATAGGTGAGATCAGCAATAAAGGTGTAGAACTGTTGTTGAGCTCTAAGAATATCCAAACTAAAGATTTTAGATGGAATTCCATTTTTACAATTTCCCATAATAAAAACAGGATAGAGAAATTGCCATCGCCAATAACCGGAAGCTATGGAATGTTCCGCTTGGAACAAGGTTATTCCCTTTACTCGGTATGGGTATTCAATCATTTAGGGGTTGATCCGCAAACTGGAAATGTCATCTTCGAGGATGTAAACGGAGACGGAAAAATTATAGGAGATGACGATAGGAAAATTGTAGGGAATGCATGGCCAAATTTCGAAGGTATGTTTAAGAACACCTTTTCTTATAAGGGAGTCGATCTTAATGTAAATTTGGTTTATAAGTCTGGAAATAATTTATTCAACTATACAGCCTTGTTTCTTGAGTCCGGAGGAACTAGAGGTGTGACCAGATCTATTCAAAAGAGTTCTCTGAACTATTGGAAGCAACCGGGAGATATTAATGTACTTCCTAGACCTACATCTATCCAAAATGCAGATGGAAGTAAAAATTACGAGGGGAATACGAGTAGATTTTTTGAAGATGCTTCTTTCATACGTTTAAGGGATATCACTCTGGGCTATACACTTCCGAAGAAATTTACATCATCTGTTGGACTTGCTTCGGCTAAATTATACGCTACGGGAAGTAACCTGATAACATTTACCAAATATTCCGGGCCAGACCCTGAAACAAATTCGGCAGCAGACAGCTCAAGTGGTTTGGTACAAGGTCTGGATTTCAACGGCGTACCACAGACAAAGGCAATTAATTTTGGAGTTAACATTACATTTTAA
- a CDS encoding sulfite exporter TauE/SafE family protein, whose product MLVKDQEQTINSEIENEKIQYEKSKKKWRKVATWSLVLLAGLFFSVYAYHNFTYPEVESYFRNQFNEQFLFMLAVGFFAQMVDGALGMGYGVISTTMLLSGGFSPAVISGSIHTAEMFSSGASGFSHYKFGNVNRKLFKTLLIPGVIGAVLGALLLGYVDEAYAGYIRPIISVYTFILGIRILSQAFKKANSKPKKVKRAGWLAGAGGFLDSFGGGGWGPLVTSTLISKGRSPRYVIGSVSLTEFFVTMASALTFFVILGTSHLESIIGLILGGLLAAPLAAKLVGKLPLKKMLIGVGVIVLISSLRTILKSLGVF is encoded by the coding sequence ATGTTAGTAAAAGATCAAGAACAAACAATTAACTCGGAAATCGAGAACGAGAAGATTCAGTATGAAAAATCTAAGAAGAAATGGCGGAAAGTAGCAACATGGAGTCTAGTACTTTTAGCAGGTCTTTTTTTTAGTGTATATGCGTATCATAATTTTACCTATCCGGAAGTAGAATCCTATTTCAGAAATCAATTTAACGAACAATTTCTTTTTATGCTGGCTGTTGGCTTCTTTGCACAAATGGTCGACGGAGCATTGGGAATGGGTTATGGTGTAATTTCGACTACCATGTTGCTATCAGGTGGTTTTAGTCCCGCCGTAATATCCGGAAGTATTCACACTGCCGAGATGTTTTCAAGTGGTGCATCAGGATTCAGTCACTATAAATTCGGAAACGTTAATAGAAAACTTTTTAAAACATTATTAATTCCTGGAGTAATTGGGGCTGTGCTGGGTGCACTTCTGCTAGGTTATGTAGATGAGGCCTATGCGGGTTATATCCGTCCAATTATTTCTGTGTATACTTTTATTTTAGGTATCCGGATTTTGTCTCAAGCATTCAAAAAAGCAAATTCGAAGCCCAAAAAGGTCAAAAGAGCTGGTTGGTTAGCTGGAGCAGGCGGTTTTCTTGATTCTTTCGGAGGAGGGGGATGGGGACCGCTTGTAACCAGTACCTTAATTTCTAAAGGAAGAAGCCCACGCTATGTTATCGGATCGGTAAGTTTAACAGAGTTTTTTGTAACCATGGCAAGTGCTTTAACATTCTTTGTTATCCTTGGAACAAGTCACCTTGAATCTATTATCGGTTTAATATTAGGAGGGCTTTTAGCGGCTCCTCTTGCCGCAAAATTAGTTGGAAAACTACCTTTGAAAAAAATGTTGATTGGGGTTGGGGTCATTGTTCTTATTTCCAGCTTAAGGACAATTTTGAAATCATTAGGCGTATTTTAA